Below is a genomic region from Burkholderiales bacterium.
TCGCGCGCGCCGTCGCACAGCGCTTCGAACGCGTCCATGCCGGCCGCGACTGCGATCGGCAGGCCGACCGCGGACCACATCGAATAGCGGCCGCCGACCCAGTCCCAGAACTCGAAGATACGATCGTCGGCGATGCCGAAGCCGTGCGCGGCCTTGACGTTCGCCGTGACCGCCGCGAAATGCTCGCCGCTCCGGTTGCCCACCGCCTGCTCGAGCCACGCGCGCACCGTCTTCGCGTTGGTGAGCGTCTCCTGCGTGCCGAAGGTCTTGGAGACGACGATCGCGAGCGTGCTGTGCGGGTCGAGCTTCGACAGGATCGCAGCGGCGTGCGCGCCGTCGACGTTCGACATGAAGTGCACGCGTACCGATTCGGCTGCATACGGCGCCAGCGCTTCGACGGCGAGCGCAGGTCCCAGGTCCGAGCCGCCGATGCCGATGTTGATCACGTCGGTGACCGTGCGGCCGGTCGCGCCTTTCAGCGCGCCGTGACGCAAAGCGTCCGAAAACGAGCGCATCTGCGCGCGCACGCGCGCGACGTCCTGTGTGATGTCGCGGCCGTCGAGCACGACGGGCGTGCGACTGCGCAGCGCGGTGTGCAGCACCGGACGGTTCTCGGTGACGTTGATGCGCTCGCCCGAGACCAGCTTCTCGATCCATCCGCGCAGGTCCCGCGCTTCGGCGAGCGCCGCGAGCAGCCGCAGCGTCTCGTCGGTCAGCCAGTGCTTGGAGAAATCGAGCAGCAGCTCGCCGTGGCGGATCGAGTAACGCGAGAAGCGGCGGGGGTCGGCGTCGAAGAGCTTGCGAAGGTCGAGATCGGCGGCGCGGCCGTGCTGCTCGAGGGCGCGCCACGCGGGCAGCGCGGTGAGTGCGGAAGACATACCGAATTGTATACTTGCGCGCCATGACCCTCTTTGGCGCTTACGCCCGTGCGCTGCGCGATGTCTTCAAACCGCGCATCCTCGGCGTGCTCGTGCTGCCGATGCTCGGCGCGATCGTGCTGTGGACCGCGCTCGCGTGGTTCTTCTGGGAGGCATGGATGCGGCCGCTGCGCGCTTTCCTCGGCTCCGGCACGGTTGCGGCATGGTTCGGCGGCTATGCGGATACGTTCGCCAGCGGCAGCGCGGCCTTGCTGCTCTTCGCGCTGGTGATCGGCTCGACGTTCGTCACCGCGATCGTCATCACCGAGCTCGTCGCGATGCCGGTGATCGTTTCGACGGTGGAGCGCGAATATCCGCAGCTCGCGAAGCGCGGCGGCATGAACGTGACGGGCAGCATCGTGAACGCGGTCGTCGCGGTCGGCGTGTTCGCCCTGCTGTGGATCGTGACGCTGCCGCTGTGGCTGACCGGCTTCGGCGCGGTGCTGGTGCCCGCGCTCACGTCCGCCTATCTCATGCAGCGGCTCTTTCGCTTCGATGCGCTGTCGGAGCACGCGACTCGCGACGAGTATCGCGAGATCGTGAGCAACAACGGCTCGCGCCTGTACGGGCTGGGGCTCGCGCTGGCGCCGGTGTATTACGTGCCGTTCGTGAATCTGGTGGCGCCGGTGCTTTCAGGACTGGCGTTCACGCACTTCTGTCTCGCAGAGCTGGAGCGCCACAGGCGCGGTCCATGAAAAAACGCCGCGAAGGATGCGGCGTTTTTAAAGGAAGGGAGGTTACGGAGGGAAACCTGGGTTTCCCTCTGTTCGTTTACCGGCCGCGCAGCGGTCTATGAACGGCTACAGCCGTTCATAGACCGCTGCAATCCCCTGTCCGCCGCCGATGCACATCGTCACCAGCGCGTAGCGACCGCCGGTGCGCTGCAGCTCGTGCAGCGCTTTCACCGTCAACACCGCGCCGGTCGCGCCGATGGGATGGCCGAGGCCGACCGCGCCGCCGTTGGGATTGGTCTTCTTCGCGTCGAATTTCAGATCGCACGACACCGCGAGCGCCTGCACCGCGAACGCTTCGTTCGACTCGATCACGTCCATGTCCTCGACCGTGAGGCCGGCCTTGTCGAGCGCGCGCTTGACCGCGGGAACGGGGCCGATGCCCATGATCCTGGGATCGACGCCGGCGAG
It encodes:
- the pgi gene encoding glucose-6-phosphate isomerase; translated protein: MSSALTALPAWRALEQHGRAADLDLRKLFDADPRRFSRYSIRHGELLLDFSKHWLTDETLRLLAALAEARDLRGWIEKLVSGERINVTENRPVLHTALRSRTPVVLDGRDITQDVARVRAQMRSFSDALRHGALKGATGRTVTDVINIGIGGSDLGPALAVEALAPYAAESVRVHFMSNVDGAHAAAILSKLDPHSTLAIVVSKTFGTQETLTNAKTVRAWLEQAVGNRSGEHFAAVTANVKAAHGFGIADDRIFEFWDWVGGRYSMWSAVGLPIAVAAGMDAFEALCDGAREMDEHFVTAPFDRNMPVVMALLGVWHGDFFGRTAHAVLPYDMRLKRFPDYLQQLEMESNGKRVTRDGESVDYDTCPVVWGSPGTNGQHAFYQMLHQGTEIVPADFVACAKPHHTLPGHHAILLANCFAQSEALMRGRTAEEVRAELEKQGLPEPEVERLVAHKVFPGNRPSSTIVLDALTPRALGSLIALYEHKVYTQSVIWGINAFDQWGVELGKKLADRILPELTGAASAAAHDSSTNGLINYTKSKT
- a CDS encoding EI24 domain-containing protein, translating into MTLFGAYARALRDVFKPRILGVLVLPMLGAIVLWTALAWFFWEAWMRPLRAFLGSGTVAAWFGGYADTFASGSAALLLFALVIGSTFVTAIVITELVAMPVIVSTVEREYPQLAKRGGMNVTGSIVNAVVAVGVFALLWIVTLPLWLTGFGAVLVPALTSAYLMQRLFRFDALSEHATRDEYREIVSNNGSRLYGLGLALAPVYYVPFVNLVAPVLSGLAFTHFCLAELERHRRGP